Below is a genomic region from Aquipuribacter hungaricus.
GTCCTGCGCGCCCTGGCCGCGCCGGTCGCCCTCGTCCTGCTGCTCGGCCTGGTCGTCGGATACGCCGCGGTCCGGGTCGACCGGACGATCGACCCCTCGCGCGACGGGACCGCCCGGGTCGCCGCCGTGCAGGGCGACGTCCCGCGCGCCGGCCTGGACTTCAACGCCCAGCGCCGTGCCGTCCTGGACAACCACGTCCGGGGCACCCTCGAGCTGGCCGACCGCATCGAGGCGGGCGAGGAGGAGCCGGTCGACCTCGTGCTGTGGCCCGAGAACGCCAGCGACATCGACCCGCTGCTCAACGCCGACGCCGCCGACCTCATCGGCTCCGCCACCGACGCGGTGGGGGCGCCCGTGCTGCTGGGCGCGGTGCTCCAGGGGCCGGGGGAGAACATCACCAACGCCATGCTGCTGTGGGACCCGGGCACCGGATACCGCGGCCGCACGGACTCCCCGGCGACGAACGGCTACTACGCCAAGCAGGCGCTCGCCCCGTTCGGGGAGTTCATCCCCTACCGGTCGTTCTTCCGGTTCTTCTCCCCGCTCGTGGACCGGGTGACCGACTTCGCGCCCGGCGACCGCGCGGCGGTGCTCGCCATGGGACCCGCCACCGTCGGGCCGGCGATCTGCTTCGAGGTGCTCGACGACGAGACCGTGCGCGCGCAGGTGCTGGCCGGCGCGGACCTGCTCGTCGTCCCCACCAACAACGCCACCTTCGGGTTCACCGACGAGAACGTCCAGCAGCTGGCGATGTCCCGGCTCCGCGCGGTCGAGCACGGCCGCGACCTGGTCCACATCAGCAACGTCGGCACGAGCACCGTGGTGCGGGCCGACGGCACGACGGGGCGCCGTACCGCGCTGTTCGAGCCCGACGTGCTCGTGGAGGAGGTCCGGCTGCGCAGCGGCAGCACCCTGGCC
It encodes:
- the lnt gene encoding apolipoprotein N-acyltransferase — translated: MTTVAPPSAPDMPDAERGAAGPGRPTVPWTVAVPLAVVAGVALDAAFPSVGAWGLAFPAVAAALLLARGRSLGRSYGTGVLFGLGFMAPQLQWSGVYVGALPWLALATLEALLVALALPGWTLAWRLAARAPWTLPVTAGAVWVAAEALRARVPFGGFGWGRLGFSQADSPLRWLASVGGVPLVSFGVVALTATVVLAAVVLLGARRDRAAATATAAVTAPPSRRRGAVLRALAAPVALVLLLGLVVGYAAVRVDRTIDPSRDGTARVAAVQGDVPRAGLDFNAQRRAVLDNHVRGTLELADRIEAGEEEPVDLVLWPENASDIDPLLNADAADLIGSATDAVGAPVLLGAVLQGPGENITNAMLLWDPGTGYRGRTDSPATNGYYAKQALAPFGEFIPYRSFFRFFSPLVDRVTDFAPGDRAAVLAMGPATVGPAICFEVLDDETVRAQVLAGADLLVVPTNNATFGFTDENVQQLAMSRLRAVEHGRDLVHISNVGTSTVVRADGTTGRRTALFEPDVLVEEVRLRSGSTLATLWGPAPELALVAVALLLVLGHGVVTARAQGPRR